The following coding sequences lie in one Aspergillus puulaauensis MK2 DNA, chromosome 3, nearly complete sequence genomic window:
- a CDS encoding DNA-directed RNA polymerase III core subunit RPO31 (COG:K;~EggNog:ENOG410PH1P;~InterPro:IPR007066,IPR035697,IPR007081,IPR007080, IPR007083,IPR038120,IPR035698,IPR000722,IPR042102, IPR006592;~PFAM:PF05000,PF04998,PF04997,PF04983,PF00623;~go_function: GO:0003677 - DNA binding [Evidence IEA];~go_function: GO:0003899 - DNA-directed 5'-3' RNA polymerase activity [Evidence IEA];~go_process: GO:0006351 - transcription, DNA-templated [Evidence IEA]): MQPLEGVQADLGKAQVIDRVPKVIKELKFGVLSNDDIVSQGVVEVSDRKFYNLENDRAVVPHGPLDGRMGISNKSSSCQTCGGALQVCNGHFGHVRLVLPAFHVGYFKRVISILQEICKECSHILLPESERRAFLREMRRPRLDNLRKLQIAKRVNERCRKTRTCEYCGTVNGVVKKTGTSSLKITHDKFRAFNASTSMKKVPPPSKIVFDRSLEEARGSNGEVEKHYKKAQDDLNALRVLNLFKRISDSDCELLGLDPKEARPEMFLWQFIPAPPVCIRPSVGQDASSTEDDLTAKLGDIVQSNINLKNSLLKGAPVQTIMECWDYMQLQIAVYINSDVPGLNKADLGKPIRGFVQRLKGKQGRFRGNLSGKRVDFSGRTVISPDPNLRVDEVAVPELVAKNMTYPEVVSRYNKEKLQQRVRNGTKKWPGANYIIKKGNPLKTMLKYGSLKFIADQLQEGDIVERHIEDGDIVLFNRQPSLHKLSILSHFAKVRPHRTFRLNECVCNPYNADFDGDEMNLHVPQTEEARAEAMELMGVKNNLATPKNGEPIIAAIQDFISAAYLLSSKDNFFDRRTFTQICLYMLGPETRFDLPAPAVLKPQMLWTGKQVFNILMRPNKDDPVMVNLDAACREYKPAKDWPRDLDPNDGWLVVRNSEVMCGVMDKSTIGSGKKDNVFYIMLRDFGPAAAAEGMNRLSKLSARWFTNMGFSIGITDVYPSEKLIRSKNDLVEAAYAKCDEVIAQYKAGTLEKYPGCDELQTMENQLSGILSKVRQQAGDECIAQLSKYNSPLIMATSGSKGSSINVSQMVALVGQQIIGGQRVQDGFQDRTLPHFPKNARQPPSKGFVRNSFFSGLLPYEFIFHAMSGREGLVDTAVKTAETGYMSRRLMKSLEDLSTGYDDTVRNSSQGIVQFQYGDDKLDPVDMEGKARPVHFDRTFIHSETTTYKNDERSLSPAEIMQVCEEMLSKERAKLVRKDLMGTELGYMDRTDHGIDQFESARDFLESIQEYVGTKADKLISRGGDSDPSDERTIKGLNHTGKLTETTLRTFITECLTKYKRAQVEPGHAVGAVGAQSIGEPGTQMTLKTFHFAGVAGMSITQGVPRIKEIINASKEISTPVIACELVEKQHVVGARMVKGRIEKTYLRDITHYVRETWTGKEAFLTVKINWNTIRDLELDLSVPKIRRAIESTRRFKASDLTFRSTRSHIHIMIDLDPSSKDKLSKTEIAATSADPFLRLKALKRLLPDIQVLGHPQASRAIIRTDEKSEKNTLLVEGYGLRQCMNTDGVDGLRTMSNNVMEVRDVLGIEAARKTIVQEISEVMKDMDIDPRHMQLLADVMTYKGEVLGITRFGLAKMRDSVLQLASFEKTADHLFDAGGAGRTDLIEGVSECIIMGKTVSLGTGAMEVVRKMNFYENQIGAKKTTFEDAWNSVHNQKGKKRKA; encoded by the exons ATGCAGCCTCTGGAAGGTGTGCAGGCCGACCTGGGCAAGGCCCAGGTCATCGACCGCGTCCCTAAAGtgatcaaggagctgaagTTTGGCGTTTT GTCCAACGATGACATTGTCAGCCAAGGCGTGGTGGAAGTATCCGACCGCAAATTCTACAACCTCGAAAATGACCGAGCCGTCGTTCCTCATGGCCCTCTCGATGGGCGCATGGGTATTTCGAACAAATCCTCGTCCTGCCAGACATGCGGCGGTGCGCTGCAAGTTTGCAACGGCCATTTTGGCCATGTGAGACTTGTCTTACCTGCGTTCCATGTGGGATATTTCAAGCGGGTGATTAGTATCTTGCAAGAAATTTGCAAGGAGTGTTCGCATATACTGCTTCCCGAATCAGAGCGCCGTGCTTTTCTCCGTGAGATGCGCCGCCCGCGACTGGATAACTTGCGAAAGTTGCAGATTGCCAAACGAGTCAACGAACGCTGCCGCAAGACCCGAACCTGCGAATACTGTGGTACTGTGAACGGCGTGGTAAAGAAAACAGGCACCAGCTCTCTTAAAATTACCCATGACAAATTCCGTGCCTTTAATGCGTCGACGTCGATGAAAAAGGTACCGCCGCCTAGCAAAATTGTTTTCGATAGGTCGCTTGAGGAGGCGAGGGGTTCGAatggggaggttgagaaaCACTACAAAAAAGCCCAGGATGATTTGAATGCACTGCGAGTTTTGAACCTGTTCAAGCGCATATCAGATAGCGATTGCGAGTTGTTGGGCTTGGATCCTAAGGAAGCAAGACCGGAGATGTTTCTTTGGCAGTTCATCCCTGCGCCGCCGGTTTGTATCCGTCCCTCCGTGGGTCAGGATGCTTCGTCCACAGAAGATGATCTGACGGCCAAGTTGGGAGATATTGTCCAGAGTAACATTAATCTCAAAAATTCTTTGCTGAAAGGCGCACCTGTGCAGACCATTATGGAATGCTGGGACTACATGCAACTACAAATTGCTGTCTATATCAACAGTGATGTTCCAGGCCTCAACAAGGCGGACCTGGGAAAGCCCATCCGTGGTTTTGTGCAGCGTTTGAAAGGAAAACAGGGTCGATTCCGTGGTAATCTTTCCGGAAAGCGTGTCGATTTCTCTGGTCGAACTGTCATTTCGCCTGATCCTAATCTACGTGTTGATGAGGTCGCGGTCCCGGAGCTTGTTGCAAAGAATATGACTTATCCTGAGGTGGTTTCTAGATacaacaaggagaagctgcagcagcggGTCCGAAATGGAACGAAAAAGTGGCCGGGTGCCAACTATATCATCAAGAAGGGCAACCCATTGAAGACTATGCTCAAGTACGGTAGCTTGAAGTTCATTGCCGACCAACTACAGGAAGGAGATATCGTTGAACGCCatattgaagatggtgaCATCGTCCTGTTCAATCGTCAGCCCTCCCTCCACAAACTCAGTATCCTATCCCACTTTGCGAAAGTTCGTCCTCACCGAACATTCCGATTGAACGAGTGTGTTTGCAACCCATACAACGCCGATTTTGATGGTGACGAAATGAACCTTCACGTACCCCAGACAGAGGAGGCCAGAGCCGAAGCAATGGAGCTGATGGGTGTGAAGAATAACTTGGCGACACCCAAAAACGGAGAGCCCATCATTGCCGCTATTCAAGATTTCATCAGTGCCGCCTATTTGCTTAGCAGCAAAGATAATTTCTTCGATCGACGTACTTTCACCCAGATATGCCTGTATATGCTTGGCCCGGAAACTCGTTTCGACCTTCCAGCGCCTGCGGTTCTTAAACCACAGATGCTCTGGACAGGAAAGCAGGTTTTCAACATTTTGATGCGCCCCAATAAGGACGACCCGGTTATGGTCAACCTAGACGCAGCTTGCAGAGAATACAAGCCAGCAAAGGATTGGCCAAGGGACCTGGATCCTAACGATGGATGGCTTGTCGTTCGGAATTCAGAGGTCATGTGCGGTGTGATGGACAAGTCTACTATTGGTTCTGGAAAGAAGGACAATGTGTTCTATATTATGCTTCGTGATTTTGGCCCAGCTGCAGCGGCCGAGGGAATGAACCGTCTGTCGAAGCTATCGGCTCGTTGGTTCACGAACATGGGCTTTTCTATCGGAATCACAGATGTATACCCCAGCGAGAAGCTGATACGTTCGAAGAACGACCTGGTCGAAGCGGCGTACGCAAAGTGTGACGAGGTTATTGCACAGTACAAGGCTGGAACGCTGGAAAAGTATCCTGGGTGTGACGAATTGCAGACCATGGAAAACCAGCTCTCTGGTATTCTGAGTAAGGTCCGTCAACAGGCTGGTGACGAGTGTATTGCGCAATTGAGCAAATACAACTCTCCACTGATCATGGCTACATCTGGATCGAAAGGTTCCAGTATCAACGTGTCTCAGATGGTTGCTCTCGTGGGTCAACAAATTATTGGCGGCCAGCGTGTGCAGGATGGTTTTCAGGATCGAACCTTACCCCATTTCCCAAAGAATGCCCGACAGCCCCCATCAAAGGGTTTCGTTCGAAACAGTTTCTTCTCGGGTCTTCTTCCCTACGAATTTATTTTCCACGCAATGTCTGGTCGTGAAGGTCTGGTCGACACTGCAGTCAAGACTGCTGAAACTGGTTACATGTCACGTCGTCTCATGAAGTCTTTGGAAGATCTTTCTACTGGATACGATGACACGGTGCGAAACTCGTCCCAGGGAATTGTGCAATTCCAGTATGGTGACGACAAGTTGGATCCCGTGGATATGGAAGGTAAAGCCAGGCCAGTCCATTTCGACCGAACTTTCATTCACTCCGAGACTACGACCTACAAGAATGATGAACGCAGTTTGTCACCTGCTGAGATCATGCAAGTATGTGAGGAAATGCTCTCGAAGGAGCGTGCCAAGCTTGTACGGAAAGATCTGATGGGAACTGAGCTGGGCTACATGGATCGTACTGACCACGGTATTGACCAATTTGAGAGTGCCCGTGACTTCCTCGAGTCTATTCAGGAATACGTTGGAACTAAAGCCGACAAGTTGATTTCTCGAGGTGGTGACAGCGACCCGTCCGACGAGAGGACCATCAAGGGGTTGAACCACACAGGAAAGCTCACGGAAACGACGCTTCGGACCTTCATTACTGAGTGTCTGACGAAGTACAAGAGAGCCCAAGTTGAGCCAGGAcatgctgttggtgctgttggtgcGCAGTCCATTGGAGAGCCTGGTACCCAGATGACTTTGAAGACTTTCCATTTTGCTGGTGTCGCCGGTATGAGTATCACACAGGGTGTTCCCCGTATCAAGGAAATTATCAACGCCTCCAAGGAGATCAGTACTCCTGTTATTGCCTGCGAGCTGGTCGAAAAGCAACACGTTGTCGGTGCCCGCATGGTCAAGGGACGTATCGAAAAGACTTACTTGCGCGATATCACGCACTACGTCCGGGAAACATGGACTGGGAAAGAGGCCTTCTTGACCGTAAAGATCAACTGGAACACGATTAGAGACTTGGAACTCGATCTGTCCGTGCCGAAGATCCGCCGTGCTATCGAGAGCACCCGAAGATTCAAGGCAAGCGACTTGACCTTTAGATCAACGCGCTCACACATCCACATTATGATCGATCTGGATCCTTCTAGCAAGGACAAGCTGTCCAAGACAGAGATTGCCGCGACCAGTGCGGATCCCTTCCTCCGCCTGAAGGCTCTCAAGCGTCTCCTCCCCGACATCCAAGTTCTCGGACACCCGCAAGCGAGTCGTGCTATCATCCGTACCGACGAAAAATCCGAGAAGAACACCCTCTTGGTCGAAGGATACGGACTCCGACAGTGCATGAACACGGACGGTGTCGATGGCCTCCGTACCATGTCTAACAACGTGATGGAAGTGCGCGACGTCCTCGGAATCGAAGCAGCCCGGAAGACCATTGTCCAAGAAATCAGCGAAGTCATGAAGGACATGGACATCGATCCGCGTCACATGCAGCTGCTGGCCGATGTCATGACCTACAAGGGTGAGGTACTAGGTATCACCCGATTCGGTCTGGCAAAGATGCGCGACTCCGTTCTGCAACTGGCCTCTTTTGAGAAAACAGCGGACCACCTGTTCGATGCTGGTGGAGCCGGCCGGACAGATCTCATTGAGGGTGTCTCGGAATGTATCATCATGGGCAAGACGGTGTCGCTGGGTACAGGTGCGATGGAGGTTGTGCGCAAGATGAACTTCTACGAAAACCAGATCGGGGCGAAGAAGACTACCTTTGAAGATGCTTGGAATAGTGTTCACAATcagaagggcaagaagagaaaggcatAG
- the bud32 gene encoding serine/threonine protein kinase BUD32 (COG:K;~EggNog:ENOG410PQ9A;~InterPro:IPR000719,IPR022495,IPR011009,IPR008266;~PFAM:PF07714;~go_function: GO:0004672 - protein kinase activity [Evidence IEA];~go_function: GO:0004674 - protein serine/threonine kinase activity [Evidence IEA];~go_function: GO:0005524 - ATP binding [Evidence IEA];~go_process: GO:0006468 - protein phosphorylation [Evidence IEA]) codes for MPKHKTEPSEISQPTRKHLKTDANEPHRPKPPTMPGTTHPPPPFSTILTTPSSETETEPSTPLTPIYQGAEAHLYKTTFLDPSTPVALKIRPSKPYRHPILDRRLTRARILQEARCLQKLVKEGVSVPALLGLDWEGAGGGSWLVMEWVEGGVVRAALDQWEGYIKGLERRENKELGQVVNVDEEKKVRGLLRRIGGAVGGLHKAGVIHGDLTTSNLMLRPVGSLVQDGGEGSPSMEGEVVMIDFGLASQSSADEDRAVDLYVLERAFGSSHPRTERFFDEVLVGYKESHRGAVSALKRLEDVRMRGRKRSMIG; via the coding sequence ATGCCCAAACACAAAACCGAGCCCTCCGAAATATCACAACCAACCCGGAAACACCTAAAAACAGACGCAAACGAGCCTCACCGTCCGAAACCGCCCACAATGCCAGGAACAACCCACCCACCCCCGCCCTTCAGCACAATCCTCACCACCCCATCCtcagaaacagaaacagaacccTCAACTCCATTGACACCAATCTATCAAGGCGCTGAAGCACACCTATACAAAACCACCTTCCTAGACCCCTCCACACCAGTCGCGCTCAAGATCCGCCCGTCAAAACCCTACCGACACCCGATCCTGGACCGACGGCTGACCCGCGCCAGAATCCTACAGGAGGCGCGATGCTTGCAGAAACTAGTGAAGGAAGGGGTTAGTGTCCCCGCGCTGCTGGGACTGGATTGGGAGGGCGCCGGTGGAGGGAGCTGGTTGGTTATGGAGTGGGTTGAGGGTGGGGTTGTGAGGGCGGCTTTGGATCAGTGGGAGGGGTACATTAAGGGACttgaaagaagagagaataAGGAGTTGGGTCAGGTGGTGAAtgtggacgaggagaagaaggttcgCGGGCTTCTGAGGAGGATTGGGGGTGCGGTTGGGGGGTTGCATAAGGCCGGGGTTATACATGGAGATTTGACGACGAGCAATCTTATGTTGAGGCCTGTGGGGAGTTTAGTgcaggatggaggagagggttcACCGTCTatggagggggaggttgtAATGATTGATTTTGGATTGGCGAGTCAGAGTTCGGCGGATGAGGATCGCGCGGTGGATTTGTATGTCCTTGAGAGGGCGTTTGGGAGTTCCCATCCTCGGACGGAGAGATTCTTTGACGAGGTCCTTGTTGGGTATAAAGAAAGTCATAGGGGCGCGGTATCAGCGCTGAAGAGGCTGGAAGATGTACGGAtgagaggaaggaagaggagcatgATTGGGTAG